A DNA window from Solanum lycopersicum chromosome 3, SLM_r2.1 contains the following coding sequences:
- the LOC138347553 gene encoding uncharacterized protein, with the protein MDPPQFQDGKSKDAHEFLTTCRELLKVVGLAESHGVRYATLQLRGPARDWWRTYSGVLPVGSPPVTWENFSSAFQDFFYPLECERGKSLELSRHALAIIPNDTERIHRFVRGLTFSIRSAVFRASRVRASFQSIVSAAKEAELMDREEFGDPKRARISCQFYGVSSGARGSQRVSDSFQQRGAIHASMPTFEGEQTSRGLIARLSRVGVEVPPKLEVDEEATAMISRGYLRQRPLMLLLQVGHLGRLNHSGDIDVDVILGMDCLSPYHDVLDCNAMIVTLEMPGVPRVEWKSVSGSYPSKVISFIHDHRLVETGCLSYLAFIQDTSFEPPFMDSVPVVQEFPDVFPSDLQSVPPNRDINFDIDLEMSTKPISIPPYCMAPAELS; encoded by the exons atggacccacctcagtttcaggaTGGGAAGAGCAAggatgctcatgagtttctaactacctgccgagagttactaAAGGTGGTTGGtttagctgagtcacatggggttcgatatgctacactccagcttcgtggaccagcgagagactggtggaggacttattcgggtgttttgccagttggatctcctcctGTGACTTGGGAGAATTTCTCTAGTGCATTCCAAGATTTTTTTTATCCCTTGGAGTGTGAGAGAGGAaagtcgcttgag ttgtctaggcatgcgttggccattattccaaatgacACGGAGAGGATCCacagatttgtgaggggattgactttctctattaggtcagctgtgtttcggGCATCTAGGGTGAGAGCTTCTttccagtccattgtgagcgccgccaaagaggcggaattgatggatagagaggagtttggggaccctaaaagggCCCGTATATCATGTCAGTTTTATGGTGTCTCATCTGGAGCTAGGGGATCACAAAGAGTGAGTGAttcttttcagcagcggggagctattcatgcatctatgccgacatttgagggtgAACAAACATCTAGGGGTCTTATAGCCCGG CTTagcagagtgggggtagaggtaccacctaAGCTGGAGGTGGATgaggaggccactgctatgATTTCCCGGGGATACCTGAGGCAGAGACCTCTAatgctgttattacag gtaggacacttgggtagacttaatcattctggggatATAGAcgttgatgttatcttgggtatggattgccTTTCTCCTTATCACgatgtccttgattgtaatgctatgATTGTGACTTTAGAAATGCCTGGTgttccgagggttgagtggaagagtgttagtggttcttatcctagcaaggtcatctcttttatccaTGATCATAGATTGGTGGAGACtgggtgtttgtcttacttagcttttattcAGGATACTAGCTTTGAACCACCTTTcatggactctgttcccgtggttcaggagtttcccgacgtatttccttctgatcttcaAAGTGTTCCTCCCAATAGGGATATCAATTTTGATATTGATTTAGAGATGagcactaagcctatttctatccctccataTTGTATGGCCCCAGCAGAGTTAAGTTAA